One window of the Camelina sativa cultivar DH55 chromosome 1, Cs, whole genome shotgun sequence genome contains the following:
- the LOC109132233 gene encoding defensin-like protein 43, translating into MGITKTSLIFLLLIVFAASLSSYNVLASEIKPTERIDDMCKTTCSPTYGNGKCGADCRKAGFASGQCATSGPFVNKCCCTK; encoded by the exons ATGGGCATCACAAAGACTTCATTGATCTTTTTACTCTTGATAGTATTTGCAGCTTCTTTGTCGAGTTACAACGTCTTGGCTTCTG AGATCAAACCAACAGAGAGAATCGATGATATGTGCAAGACTACTTGTTCACCAACGTACGGAAATGGTAAATGTGGGGCAGACTGTAGGAAGGCTGGGTTTGCATCCGGACAATGTGCTACTTCTGGTCCTTTCGTAAACAAATGTTGTTGCACCAAGTGA
- the LOC104701962 gene encoding rubisco accumulation factor 1.2, chloroplastic-like, translated as MFCLKSSISSSPFTQSTTHGLFTNSNTRPVTPLPRTVSFTVTASMIPRKGSANMIPKNPPAKRQLYQPFRPPSSPIPPQFRSLDSAGKIEILSGRLALWFEYAPLISSLYSDGLTPPNIEELTGITSIEQNRLIVGAKVRDSILQSLHEPELIAAFDTGGAELLYEIRLLSNTQRVAAATFIIDRNIDSKGAQDLARAIKDYPSRRGDVGWLDFDYNLPGDCLAFLYYRQSRENKNPSEQRTSMLLQALDVAQSEKAKNKLNKDLYGEKDEDKEKEKKEEVIAVRVPVVRLKFGEVAGASSVIVLPVCKASEGEKKILEAPMEIIAGGDFKVVEAEKGWRRWVVLPAWNPVAAIGKGGVAVSFRDDRKVLPWDGKEEPLLVVTDRERNTVEADDGYYLVVAENGLKLEKGSELKARDVKKSLGMVLLVVRPPREDDDDWQTSHENWD; from the coding sequence ATGTTTTGTCTCAAATCCTCAATCTCATCCTCGCCTTTCACACAATCCACTACTCATGGATTATTCACTAACTCGAATACCCGACCCGTTACTCCATTACCACGTACGGTTTCCTTTACCGTAACCGCTTCAATGATACCCAGAAAAGGCTCAGCCAACATGATTCCCAAAAACCCTCCGGCAAAGCGACAGCTTTACCAACCATTCCGACCACCGTCATCTCCGATTCCACCTCAATTCCGTTCACTCGATTCCGCCGGTAAAATCGAAATCCTCTCCGGTCGATTAGCTCTCTGGTTCGAATACGCACCACTCATCTCTTCCCTCTACTCCGATGGCTTAACTCCTCCCAACATCGAAGAGCTCACAGGTATCACAAGCATCGAACAGAACCGTCTTATCGTCGGCGCTAAAGTTCGTGACTCGATTCTTCAATCTCTCCATGAGCCGGAGCTCATCGCCGCGTTCGACACCGGCGGTGCAGAGCTTCTCTACGAGATTCGTCTCCTCAGCAATACGCAGCGTGTTGCGGCGGCCACGTTCATCATCGATCGCAATATTGATTCCAAAGGCGCGCAAGATTTGGCGCGAGCCATTAAGGATTACCCTAGCCGACGCGGAGACGTTGGTTGGTTGGATTTTGATTACAATTTACCAGGAGATTGTCTCGCCTTCTTGTATTACAGGCAGAGCAGAGAGAACAAGAACCCATCGGAACAGAGGACCTCAATGCTTCTACAAGCATTGGATGTTGCACAATCCGAAAAGGCCAAGAACAAGTTAAACAAGGATCTTTACGGAGAGAAGGATGAAGataaggagaaggagaagaaagaggaagtcATAGCTGTTCGGGTTCCGGTGGTGAGGCTCAAGTTTGGAGAAGTAGCAGGAGCGAGCTCGGTGATAGTTTTGCCCGTTTGTAAAGCATCGGAAGGGGAAAAGAAGATTCTTGAAGCTCCAATGGAGATCATAGCCGGAGGAGATTTCAAGGTGGTTGAGGCGGAGAAAGGATGGAGAAGATGGGTTGTGCTTCCTGCTTGGAACCCAGTGGCAGCCATTGGGAAAGGCGGTGTAGCGGTTTCTTTCAGGGATGATAGAAAAGTTTTGCCTTGGGACGGAAAAGAGGAGCCTTTACTGGTTGTCACCGATAGGGAGAGGAACACGGTGGAGGCTGATGACGGGTATTACCTCGTGGTAGCTGAGAACGGACTGAAGCTAGAGAAAGGATCAGAGCTGAAGGCGAGAGATGTGAAGAAGAGTTTAGGGATGGTTTTGTTGGTGGTGAGGCCGCCAAGAGAAGATGACGATGATTGGCAGACGAGTCATGAAAACTGGGACTGA
- the LOC104701881 gene encoding uncharacterized protein LOC104701881, translating to MGYVKLIGPRIFHRRPKRRTQVSLGSSSCLCLRRRTREREMADNLFSGLPPPSSAQQQELPISPKPDESKNETSSSAPTLVLKSALKRSKPHESAAPNVSAPPVLKSALKRSKPAVSTPEPEPEAPKKRLQFKTSTDASEEQVIEAMQKITSHIKNPSKFSKASKLAIRLIQAGSVKPETSSYFIAILEAAMSSKTPCTDRLVRADFHALFTAAQDVVECLDKSQKNLLTVWTYKAVVANDLFTDDSFVFSKTATRIKETISDLPVATEDDDVEEAAILEDAALKDNGDGQTTQDVAEAGDNENVESDPFGLDALIPSSEKKNCKTKIRKTNEDADADENKRFLRSKREALITCLEIAARRYKVPWCQTVIDILVKHASENVSRFTSHQRQAVEKLWASVREQHLRRKQGKSVTGKLDVTAFEALQDKYANEKMSIRSSVGASGERRAQQWLG from the exons ATGGGTTACGTAAAACTAATTGGGCCGAGAATATTTCATAGAAGGCCCAAAAGGCGAACACAAGTCAGTTTAGGCTCCTCCTCCTGTCTTTGTCTCCGTCGAcgaaccagagagagagagatggcggACAATTTATTCTCCGGGCTGCCACCTCCTTCTTCCGCTCAGCAGCAAGAGCTACCAATTTCTCCAAAACCAGATGAGTCGAAGAATGAAACTTCCTCTTCAGCTCCGACTCTGGTTCTCAAGAGTGCCCTGAAGCGATCGAAGCCACATGAATCTGCTGCACCCAATGTTTCAG CTCCTCCTGTTCTCAAAAGCGCACTTAAGCGATCAAAACCAGCAGTATCTACGCCGGAACCAGAACCGGAAG CCCCTAAAAAGCGTCTACAGTTCAAGACATCAACTGATGCATCAGAGGAACAAGTGATAGAAGCGATGCAGAAGATAACATCTCACATCAAGAACCCTTCCAAATTCTCCAAAGCCTCAAAGCTTGCGATACGGCTGATCCAAGCTGGAAGTGTGAAGCCAGAAACAAGCAGCTACTTCATTGCCATACTTGAAGCTGCCATGTCGTCTAAAACTCCTTGTACAGATCGATTGGTTCGAGCAGACTTTCATGCATTGTTCACAGCAGCACAAGATGTTGTCGag TGCCTTGATAAAAGCCAGAAGAATCTGTTGACCGTATGGACATACAAAGCAGTTGTGGCTAATGACCTCTTCACTGATGACAGCTTTGTG TTTTCCAAGACTGCTACTCGAATAAAGGAGACTATATCTGATCTTCCAGTTGCAACTGAGGATGATGATGTGGAAGAAGCAGCTATTCTTGAAGATGCGGCGTTGAAGGACAACGGAGATGGCCAGACAACACAGGATGTGGCTGAAGCTGGAGATAATGAAAATGTCGAGTCTGATCCCTTTGGGCTCGATGCCTTGATTCCCAGTTccgaaaagaaaaattgtaaaacaaagATAAGGAAAACAAATGAAGATGCAGATGCCGACGAGAACAAGAGGTTTCTCAGGTCAAAAAGAGAAGCTTTGATTACATGCTTGGAGATTGCTGCACGCCGTTACAAAGTTCCATG GTGCCAAACTGTTATAGACATATTGGTGAAACATGCCTCTGAGAACGTATCAAGGTTCACATCACATCAGAGACAAGCAGTGGAGAAACTCTGGGCTTCTGTTCGTGAGCAACATCTCCGTAGGAAGCAAGGCAAATCTGTCACAGGAAAACTCGACGTGACAGCTTTTGAAGCGCTTCAGGATAAATACGCCAATGAGAAAATGAGCATCCGGAGCTCAGTTGGAGCCAGCGGTGAACGCCGTGCACAGCAATGGCTcggttaa
- the LOC104702044 gene encoding AT-hook motif nuclear-localized protein 19-like: MANPWWTGQVSLSGLETTPPGSSQLKKPDLHISMNMAMDSGHNNHHHHQEVDNNNDDDRDNLSGDDHEPREGAVEAPTRRPRGRPAGSKNKPKPPIFVTRDSPNALKSHVMEIASGTDVIETLATFARRRQRGICILSGNGTVANVTLRQPSTATVAAAPGGAAVLALQGRFEILSLTGSFLPGPAPPGSTGLTIYLAGGQGQVVGGSVVGPLMAAGPVMLIAATFSNATYERLPLEEEEAAERGGGGGSGGVVPGQLGGGGSPLSSGGGGGDANQGLPVYNMPGNLVSNGGGSGGGGQMSGQEAYGWAQARSGF, translated from the coding sequence ATGGCGAATCCATGGTGGACAGGACAAGTGAGCCTCTCCGGCCTCGAAACGACACCGCCTGGTTCCTCTCAGTTAAAGAAACCAGATCTCCACATCTCCATGAACATGGCCATGGACTCAGGTCATaacaaccatcatcatcaccaagaagtcgacaacaacaacgacgACGATAGAGACAACTTGAGTGGAGACGACCACGAGCCACGTGAAGGAGCCGTAGAAGCCCCCACGCGCCGTCCACGTGGACGCCCTGCTGGTTCTAAGAACAAACCAAAGCCACCGATCTTCGTCACGCGCGATTCCCCGAATGCTCTGAAGAGCCATGTCATGGAGATCGCTAGTGGGACTGACGTCATCGAAACCCTAGCTACTTTCGCCAGGCGGCGTCAACGTGGCATCTGCATCTTAAGCGGAAACGGCACTGTGGCTAACGTCACCCTCCGTCAACCATCGACGGCTACGGTTGCCGCAGCTCCTGGTGGTGCGGCGGTTTTGGCTTTGCAAGGGAGGTTTGAGATTCTTTCTTTGACCGGTTCTTTCTTGCCAGGACCGGCTCCACCTGGTTCCACCGGTTTAACAATTTACTTAGCCGGTGGTCAAGGTCAGGTTGTTGGAGGAAGCGTGGTTGGCCCATTGATGGCGGCTGGTCCAGTGATGCTGATCGCGGCCACGTTCTCTAACGCTACTTACGAGAGATTGCCtttggaggaggaagaggcagCAGAGAGAGGCGGCGGTGGAGGCAGCGGAGGAGTGGTTCCAGGGCAGCTGGGAGGCGGAGGTTCGCCGCTGAGcagcggtggtggtggaggcgaCGCTAACCAAGGTCTTCCAGTGTATAATATGCCTGGAAATCTGGTTTCTAATGGTGGCGGCAGTGGCGGAGGTGGACAGATGAGCGGCCAAGAAGCATATGGTTGGGCTCAAGCTAGGTCAGGATTTTAA
- the LOC104702135 gene encoding protein EIN4-like, translating into MLRSLGLGLLLFALLALVSGDNDYVSCNCDDEGFLSVHTILECQRVSDLLIAIAYFSIPLELLYFISFSNVPFKWVLVQFIAFIVLCGMTHLLNAWTYYGPHSFQLMLWLTIFKFLTALVSCATAITLLTLIPLLLKWKVRELYLKQNVLELNEEVGLMKKQKEMSVQVRMLTREIRKSLDKHMILRTTLVELSKILDLQNSAVWMPNENRTEMHLTHELRANPMRSFRVIPINDPDVVQVRETKVVTILRKKSVLAVESSGCGGSEEFGPVAAVRMPMLHGLNFKGGTPEFVDTPYAIMVLVLPSANSRVWTDKEIEIAEVVADQVAVAISHASVLEESQLMREKLGIQNRALLRAKQNAMMASQARNTCQKVMSHGMRRPMHTILGLLSMFQSESMSLDQKIIVDALMKTSTVLSALINDVIDISPKDNGKSALEVKRFQLHSLIREAACVAKCLSVYKGYGFEMDVQTRLPNLVVGDEKRTFQLVMYMLGYILDMTDGGKTVTFRVISEGTGSSQDKSKRETGMWKSHMSDDSLGVKFEVEINEIQNPPLDGSAMAMRHIPNRRYHSNGIKEGLSLGMCRKLAQMMQGNIWISPKSHGQTQSMQLVLRFQTRPSIRRSILAGNATELQHPNSNSILRGLRITLADDDDVNRTVTKRLLEKLGCEVTAVSSGFECLSALSNVEMSYRVIILDLQMPEMDGFEVAIKIRKFCGHHWPLIIALTASAEDHVRERCLQMGMNGMIQKPVLLHVMASELRRALQSASE; encoded by the exons ATGTTAAGATCTTTAGGTCTTGGATTGCTTTTGTTTGCTCTTCTTGCTCTTGTTTCTGGTGATAACGATTACGTGAGCTGTAACTGTGATGACGAAGGTTTCTTGAGTGTCCACACCATCCTAGAATGTCAAAGAGTGAGTGATCTCTTGATCGCCATTGCGTATTTCTCAATACCACTCGAGCTTCTCTACTTCATTAGCTTCTCCAACGTTCCTTTCAAATGGGTTCTTGTTCAGTTCATTGCCTTTATCGTCCTCTGTGGGATGACTCATTTGCTTAACGCTTGGACGTATTACGGACCGCATTCTTTCCAGCTCATGTTATGGCTCACCATCTTCAAATTCCTCACGGCGCTTGTCTCTTGCGCCACGGCCATCACGCTCTTGACTTTGATCCCGTTGTTGTTGAAATGGAAAGTGAGAGAGCTTTACTTGAAGCAGAATGTGTTGGAACTTAACGAAGAGGTTGGactgatgaagaaacaaaaggaaatgAGTGTGCAGGTGAGAATGCTTACTCGTGAAATCAGGAAATCGCTAGATAAGCATATGATCCTGCGGACTACTCTCGTCGAGCTATCCAAGATTCTTGATCTACAGAACTCTGCTGTTTGGATGCCTAACGAGAACAGAACCGAGATGCATTTGACTCATGAGCTAAGGGCGAATCCCATGAGGAGTTTCAGGGTTATCCCGATTAATGATCCTGATGTTGTTCAGGTTAGGGAGACTAAAGTTGTGACCATTCTGAGGAAAAAATCTGTTCTTGCAGTTGAGAGTAGTGGTTGCGGGGGTTCGGAAGAGTTTGGTCCGGTTGCTGCAGTTCGTATGCCAATGCTTCACGGATTGAATTTTAAAGGAGGAACTCCCGAGTTTGTTGATACTCCTTATGCTATAATGGTTTTGGTACTTCCGAGTGCGAATTCACGGGTTTGGACTGATAAAGAGATTGAAATAGCTGAAGTTGTTGCTGATCAAGTAGCGGTTGCTATCTCTCATGCATCGGTTCTTGAAGAATCACAGTTAATGAGAGAAAAACTCGGTATTCAAAACCGAGCTTTGCTTCGAGCTAAACAGAACGCGATGATGGCTAGTCAAGCAAGGAACACTTGCCAGAAAGTGATGAGTCATGGAATGAGGAGACCAATGCACACTATCCTCGGTCTCCTCTCCATGTTTCAGTCAGAAAGTATGAGTCTTGACCAGAAGATCATTGTTGATGCGCTCATGAAAACAAGCACTGTTCTCTCGGCTCTTATCAATGACGTGATTGACATCTCGCCTAAAGATAACGGGAAATCTGCATTAGAGGTAAAACGGTTTCAGCTACATTCTTTGATAAGAGAAGCCGCTTGCGTCGCGAAATGCTTGAGCGTTTACAAAGGCTACGGTTTTGAGATGGATGTTCAAACGCGTTTGCCTAATTTAGTTGTGGGAGATGAGAAGAGAACATTTCAGCTTGTGATGTACATGCTTGGTTATATCTTGGATATGACTGATGGAGGCAAAACCGTTACATTCAGGGTTATCTCTGAAGGTACTGGTAGTAGTCAGGACAAGAGCAAAAGAGAGACTGGAATGTGGAAGTCGCATATGTCGGATGATTCGCTCGGTGTGAAATTTGAAGTTGAGATTAATGAGATTCAGAATCCTCCATTGGATGGTTCGGCTATGGCGATGAGGCATATTCCGAACAGAAGGTACCATAGCAATGGCATTAAGGAAGGCTTGAGCTTAGGCATGTGTAGAAAACTTGCACAG ATGATGCAAGGAAACATATGGATATCACCTAAATCACATGGACAAACACAGAGTATGCAACTAGTTTTGCGGTTTCAGACAAGACCTTCGATTAGGAGATCAATCTTAGCAGGAAATGCTACTGAGCTTCAACATCCGAATTCAAATTCTATTCTTCGTGGTCTGAGAATCACTCTAGCAGACGATGACGATGTGAACAGAACTGTAACCAAGAGACTTCTTGAGAAACTCGGATGTGAAGTGACTGCTGTCTCGTCTGGTTTTGAGTGTTTGAGTGCCTTGTCAAATGTGGAAATGTCGTATAGAGTTATAATTTTGGATCTGCAGATGCCGGAGATGGATGGTTTCGAAGTAGCAATAAAGATAAGGAAGTTTTGTGGACATCATTGGCCATTGATTATAGCTTTGACTGCAAGTGCTGAAGATCATGTTAGGGAAAGATGTTTGCAAATGGGGATGAATGGTATGATTCAGAAGCCGGTTCTTTTGCATGTTATGGCTTCTGAGCTTAGACGAGCTTTGCAGAGCGCAAGCGAGTGA
- the LOC104702233 gene encoding AT-hook motif nuclear-localized protein 14-like — protein MEPNESHHHHHQQQQQQQQHHQHHHLHQQQLQQQRLSSPYFHHQLQLHHHPTTVATTASTGNAVPSSNNGLFPPQPQPLHPNDVSSSISVYPHSVPSSAVTAPMEPLKRKRGRPRKYVTPEQALAAKKMASSASSSSAKERRERAALAGGTASSNSGSSKKPLLGSVGKTGQSFTPHIVNIAPGEDVAQKIMLFANQSKHELCVLSASGTISNVSLRQPATSGGNVSYEGQYEILSLSGSYIRTEQGGKTGGLSASLSGSDGQIVGGAVGNQFTAAGPVQVILGTFQLDRQKDAVGSGGKGDGGNRLTSPASTGPMLDMGFRPGMEPTGRNPMRGHDEHHHHHQTGLGGSHHLMMQAPQGMHMTHIRSEWGRGGHSGHDGRGGGGYDLSGRLGHESSENGDYEQQIPD, from the exons ATGGAACCTAACGAAAGccaccatcatcaccaccaacaacaacaacagcagcagcagcaccaTCAACATCACCATCTCCATCAACAGCAACTGCAGCAACAACGACTCAGTTCTCCTTACTTCCACCACCAACTACAGCTCCACCACCATCCAACCACCGTAGCAACCACTGCTTCTACCGGAAACGCGGTTCCATCTTCCAACAATGGGCTTTTCCCGCCGCAGCCACAGCCGCTACATCCTAATGATGTTTCTTCCTCAATTTCGGTTTACCCTCATTCAGTTCCGTCCTCCGCTGTGACGGCACCGATGGAGCCGTTAAAGAGGAAGAGAGGTCGACCGAGGAAGTATGTGACGCCTGAACAAGCCCTAGCGGCTAAGAAAATGGCGTCTTCTGCGAGCAGTTCCTCTGctaaagagaggagagagcgaGCTGCTCTTGCCGGAGGTACGGCATCGTCCAATTCCGGCTCATCCAAGAAACCTCTGCTTGGTTCTGTCG GGAAAACTGGGCAAAGCTTTACTCCGCATATCGTTAATATAGCTCCTGGTGAG GATGTGGCTCAGAAGATTATGCTTTTCGCAAACCAAAGCAAGCATGAACTATGCGTTCTTTCTGCATCAGGCACCATCTCTAATGTATCCTTGCGCCAACCGGCTACATCAGGAGGCAACGTATCATATGAG GGTCAGTATGAGATTCTCTCACTATCCGGATCATATATCCGGACAGAACAAGGTGGTAAAACCGGTGGCCTTAGCGCTTCTTTATCTGGTTCAGATGGTCAGATCGTCGGTGGAGCGGTTGGGAACCAGTTCACAGCTGCTGGCCCGGTTCAG GTGATTCTTGGTACGTTTCAGCTTGATAGACAGAAGGATGCTGTCGGGAGTGGTGGGAAAGGGGATGGCGGAAATCGGTTAACTTCTCCCGCTAGCACTGGACCGATGCTTGACATGGGTTTCCGTCCTGGTATGGAACCTACGGGAAGAAATCCAATGCGGGGACACGatgagcatcatcatcatcatcaaactggTTTAGGTGGATCTCATCATTTGATGATGCAGGCGCCGCAGGGAATGCACATGACACACATCCGTTCTGAATGGGGCAGAGGAGGCCACAGCGGTCATGATGGTAGAGGCGGTGGCGGGTATGACTTATCag GAAGGTTAGGACATGAGTCATCGGAGAATGGAGATTATGAGCAGCAAATACCTGATTAG
- the LOC104702319 gene encoding tryptophan--tRNA ligase, cytoplasmic — protein MEVDKKDERESESSEQVVNPWEVSAKDGGKIDYDKLIDKFGCQRLDESLIDRVQRLTSRQPHVFLRRGVFFAHRDFNEILDAYEKGDKFYLYTGRGPSSEALHLGHLIPFMFTKYLQEAFKVPLVIQLTDDEKCMWKNLSVEESQRLARENAKDIIACGFDVTKTFIFSDFDYVGGAFYKNMVKVSKCVTLNKAMGIFGFSGEDHIGKLSFPPVQAVPSFPSSFPHLFPGKDNLRCLIPCAIDQDPYFRMTRDVAPRLGYSKPALIESSFFPALQGENGKMSASDPNSAIYVTDTAKDIKNKINRYAFSGGQDSVEKHRELGANLEVDIPVKYLSFFLEDDSELEHIKKEYGEGRMLTGEVKKRLTEVLTEMVERHRRSRAAVTDEMVDAFMAVRPLPSMFE, from the exons aTGGAGGTGGATAAGAAGGATGAGAGAGAGTCTGAATCTTCGGAGCAGGTGGTGAATCCATGGGAAGTATCCGCAAAAGACGGTGGAAAGATCGATTACGACAAGCTTATTGACAAATTTGGTTGCCAGAGGCTTGACGAGTCGTTGATTGATCGTGTTCAGAGACTTACTTCTCGTCAACCACACGTGTTCCTCCGCCGTGGTGTCTTCTTCGCCCATCG GGATTTCAATGAGATTTTGGACGCCTATGAGAAAGGAGACAAGTTTTATCTCTACACTGGAAGAGGGCCTTCATCAGAAGCTTTGCATTTAGGGCATTTGATTCCTTTCATGTTTACCAA ATACTTGCAAGAAGCTTTCAAGGTTCCCCTTGTTATACAACTCACGGATGATGAAAAATGCATGTGGAAGAACTTATCGGTGGAGGAAAGTCAAAGACTTGCCAGAGAAAATGCGAAAGATATCATAGCTTGTGGATTTGACGTAACAAAGACGTTCATTTTCTCTGACTTTGACTATGTTGGTGG CGCTTTCTATAAAAATATGGTGAAGGTTTCCAAGTGCGTCACACTTAATAAG GCTATGGGAATCTTTGGCTTTTCTGGTGAAGATCATATCGGGAAACTGAGTTTCCCTCCTGTGCag GCAGTGCCATCTTTCCCTAGCTCTTTCCCGCATCTGTTCCCTGGCAAGGACAATCTCCGCTGCTTGATTCCTTGTGCTATTGACCAG GATCCTTATTTTAGAATGACTCGTGATGTTGCACCCCGGTTAGGCTATAGCAAGCCTGCCCTGATTGAGTCGTCATTTTTTCCTGCTCTACAG GGAGAGAATGGAAAAATGTCTGCTAGTGATCCAAATTCTGCTATCTATGTGACTGATACCGCGAAAGACATTAAAAACAAG ATAAACAGATATGCGTTTAGTGGTGGGCAAGACTCCGTCGAGAAGCACAGAGAACTTGGAGCAAATCTTGAG GTAGACATACCCGTCAAGTATCTGAGTTTCTTCCTCGAAGATGATTCCGAACTAGAACACATAAAAAAG GAGTATGGAGAAGGAAGAATGCTAACGGGTGAAGTGAAAAAGAGACTTACTGAAGTGTTGACAGAAATGGTGGAGAGACACCGCAGGTCTCGAGCTGCTGTTACCGATGAG ATGGTGGATGCGTTCATGGCCGTGAGACCTCTCCCAAGCATGTTCGAATAG